A window of the Lactuca sativa cultivar Salinas chromosome 5, Lsat_Salinas_v11, whole genome shotgun sequence genome harbors these coding sequences:
- the LOC111878078 gene encoding uncharacterized protein LOC111878078, with product MQEKNSKYYQKFLNDINSLEINIPLLEALVEMPKYAKFLKDLLTNRKKMEGLSKVVLNETCSAAMLNMLPKNMGDPRSIIFPCQFGNLETSHALADSEASVKLMPYSFFKKLDLPEPRLVYMVIHLANKTTTFPRGICEDLLVKVDNFFPINFIVLDMEEDEQVPIIIGRPFLSTAQALVDIRESKITLRVGQEVVTFGVNKAIQDSRISDYMAISVDVIDDVLEKGLGVKPVLGIT from the coding sequence ATGCAAGAGAAGAATTCTAAATATTATCAAAAGTTCCTTAATGATATTAATTCTCTTGAAATCAACATTCCACTCCTTGAAGCATTAGTTGAGATGCCAAAATATGCTAAGTTTCTCAAGGACCTCTTAACAAACCGTAAGAAAATGGAAGGATTATCTAAGGTGGTGCTAAATGAGACTTGCTCTGCTGCAATGCTAAACATGTTACCAAAGAATATGGGTGATCCAAGAAGCATAATTTTTCCATGCCAATTCGGGAACCTAGAAACTAGTCATGCTCTAGCCGACTCAGAAGCAAGTGTTAAATTGATGCCCTACTCATTCTTTAAGAAACTCGATCTCCCTGAACCAAGACTGGTCTACATGGTCATCCATTTAGCCAATAAGACCACAACCTTTCCAAGAGGAATATGTGAAGACTTGCTAGTAAAAGTTGACAATTTTTTTCCCATAAATTTCATTGTTTTAGACATGGAGGAAGATGAACAAGTCCCAATCATCATTGGAAGGCCCTTCTTAAGCACCGCCCAAGCCTTGGTGGATATTAGAGAGTCCAAAATCACTCTTCGAGTTGGACAAGAAGTAGTCACTTTTGGAGTGAATAAAGCAATTCAAGATTCAAGAATAAGTGATTACATGGCTATTTCGGTTGATGTTATTGATGATGTACTTGAAAAAGGGCTAGGTGTAAAACCTGTTCTAGGTAttacttaa